A genomic window from Bacteroidota bacterium includes:
- a CDS encoding SUMF1/EgtB/PvdO family nonheme iron enzyme, whose amino-acid sequence MKTTRILLPILLFALFISAKKEKKLPYDLHYVEQNMVYIPILSFVIGSADEDIPVNHETKSQVVSVGSFYMNKFEITNGLYCYYLQQLQLEKTDTPAYRRALPDTLVWRDHLAYNEPYVEYYLRHPAYANYPLVGVRYDQAEKFCEWLTKTYNAWPEKKFKNVKFDLPSKNQWMAAAKGGLELSPFPWGGPYMMNKDGKWMANFCVIDQGSVYRKTVPEENVNGNKVENTYLVGMRGGETMGIAGSLDDGAYITAPVNSYSANGYGLFNMAGNVEEMVNEKGITKGGSWKDPGYYLRNEVDEIYTDSTNVSAECVQAIVERLRPRNATPPAKGKWVVRGRAGKDGQKWRITKQKDEI is encoded by the coding sequence ATGAAAACCACGCGCATTCTCCTCCCGATTTTACTCTTCGCATTATTCATCTCCGCGAAAAAAGAAAAAAAACTTCCGTACGATCTGCATTATGTGGAACAGAACATGGTTTACATTCCAATCCTGTCATTCGTCATCGGATCCGCTGATGAAGACATTCCGGTAAATCATGAAACAAAATCACAGGTGGTGTCTGTCGGATCTTTTTACATGAATAAGTTTGAAATTACCAATGGGCTTTATTGCTATTACCTGCAACAGCTTCAACTTGAAAAAACAGATACCCCCGCTTATCGCCGCGCACTTCCCGACACATTAGTATGGCGCGATCATCTTGCATACAATGAACCTTACGTTGAATATTATCTGCGTCATCCGGCTTATGCAAATTATCCATTGGTAGGAGTACGTTATGACCAGGCAGAAAAATTCTGCGAATGGCTGACAAAAACTTACAACGCATGGCCGGAGAAAAAATTTAAAAATGTAAAATTCGATCTGCCATCAAAAAACCAATGGATGGCCGCAGCGAAAGGCGGATTGGAATTATCTCCTTTCCCATGGGGCGGGCCCTACATGATGAATAAAGACGGCAAATGGATGGCGAACTTCTGCGTCATTGATCAGGGAAGTGTTTACCGGAAAACAGTTCCGGAAGAAAATGTGAATGGAAATAAAGTAGAGAATACTTATCTCGTGGGAATGCGCGGTGGCGAAACGATGGGAATTGCGGGTTCGCTCGACGATGGCGCGTACATCACCGCTCCTGTAAATTCATATTCTGCGAATGGATATGGTTTGTTCAACATGGCGGGTAACGTGGAAGAAATGGTGAATGAAAAAGGAATTACCAAAGGAGGAAGCTGGAAAGATCCGGGATATTACCTGAGAAATGAAGTGGATGAAATTTATACCGACAGCACGAATGTTTCGGCTGAATGCGTGCAGGCCATAGTGGAGCGACTACGGCCAAGAAATGCAACCCCGCCTGCTAAAGGAAAATGGGTCGTGCGTGGGCGGGCAGGGAAGGATGGACAAAAATGGCGCATAACAAAACAGAAGGATGAAATTTAA